From Equus przewalskii isolate Varuska chromosome 17, EquPr2, whole genome shotgun sequence, the proteins below share one genomic window:
- the ICOS gene encoding inducible T-cell costimulator isoform X1, producing MKSNLCYFFLFCFQVEALTAPSTRRAGGTEVAAAGKIGDSAKSDMFVAHDGGVQILCKYPETVRQFKMQLLKGMQPLCNLTRMEESGNTVSVKNLQLCQSQLSNSSVSFFLYNLDRSHASYYSCKLLIFDPPPFQEIVSTEYLHIYESQLCCQLKLWLPIGCAAFLVVYIFACVLICCLVKKKPRPSVHDPNSEYMFMAAVNTAKKPRLADVSRHLELSGTQA from the exons ATGAAGTCAAACCTctgctatttctttctcttctgcttccaaGTTGAAGCTCTCACAG CACCAAGCACTCGCCGGGCAGGAGGCACTGAGGTAGCCGCTGCAG GGAAAATTGGTGATTCTGCCAAGTCGGACATGTTTGTAGCTCATGACGGGGGTGTccaaattttatgcaaatatcCTGAGACCGTCCGGCAGTTTAAAATGCAGTTGCTGAAGGGGATGCAACCACTTTGCAACCTCACGAGGATGGAGGAGAGTGGAAACACGGTGTCCGTCAAGAACCTGCAGCTCTGCCAGTCTCAGCTGTCCAACAGCAGCGTCTCTTTCTTCCTGTATAACCTGGACCGTTCTCATGCCAGCTACTACTCCTGCAAACTCCTCATTTTTGATCCTCCTCCTTTTCAAGAGATTGTTAGCAcagaatatttgcatatttatg AATCACAGCTCTGTTGCCAGCTGAAGCTCTGGTTGCCCATAGGATGTGCGGCTTTTCTGGTGGTCTACATTTTTGCCTGTGTCCTTATATGTTGCCTTGTAAAAAAG aagcctcgCCCCAGTGTGCACGACCCTAATAGTGAATACATGTTCATGGCTGCGGTGAACACGGCTAAGAAGCCTAGACTCGCAG ATGTGAGCCGTCATTTGGAACTCTCTGGCACCCAGGCGTGA
- the ICOS gene encoding inducible T-cell costimulator isoform X2 translates to MKSNLCYFFLFCFQVEALTGKIGDSAKSDMFVAHDGGVQILCKYPETVRQFKMQLLKGMQPLCNLTRMEESGNTVSVKNLQLCQSQLSNSSVSFFLYNLDRSHASYYSCKLLIFDPPPFQEIVSTEYLHIYESQLCCQLKLWLPIGCAAFLVVYIFACVLICCLVKKKPRPSVHDPNSEYMFMAAVNTAKKPRLADVSRHLELSGTQA, encoded by the exons ATGAAGTCAAACCTctgctatttctttctcttctgcttccaaGTTGAAGCTCTCACAG GGAAAATTGGTGATTCTGCCAAGTCGGACATGTTTGTAGCTCATGACGGGGGTGTccaaattttatgcaaatatcCTGAGACCGTCCGGCAGTTTAAAATGCAGTTGCTGAAGGGGATGCAACCACTTTGCAACCTCACGAGGATGGAGGAGAGTGGAAACACGGTGTCCGTCAAGAACCTGCAGCTCTGCCAGTCTCAGCTGTCCAACAGCAGCGTCTCTTTCTTCCTGTATAACCTGGACCGTTCTCATGCCAGCTACTACTCCTGCAAACTCCTCATTTTTGATCCTCCTCCTTTTCAAGAGATTGTTAGCAcagaatatttgcatatttatg AATCACAGCTCTGTTGCCAGCTGAAGCTCTGGTTGCCCATAGGATGTGCGGCTTTTCTGGTGGTCTACATTTTTGCCTGTGTCCTTATATGTTGCCTTGTAAAAAAG aagcctcgCCCCAGTGTGCACGACCCTAATAGTGAATACATGTTCATGGCTGCGGTGAACACGGCTAAGAAGCCTAGACTCGCAG ATGTGAGCCGTCATTTGGAACTCTCTGGCACCCAGGCGTGA